One genomic region from Eublepharis macularius isolate TG4126 chromosome 18, MPM_Emac_v1.0, whole genome shotgun sequence encodes:
- the C18H15orf61 gene encoding uncharacterized protein C15orf61 homolog: MVPLKKLHQAFLRLALLLPAEGGGAPRPRASEVLSQHLLQRGLPHWTSYCVKYSSVRNDQFGLSHFNWEVRGANYHVLRTGCFPFIKYHCSRAPRQDLALQDRCFTALKLINLGIPTLLYGIGSWFLVTVTETVHTRYGPVTVYFLNKEDENAMY; encoded by the exons ATGGTCCCCCTGAAGAAGCTGCACCAGGCGTTCCTCaggctggccctgctgctgcccgCGGAGGGCGGCGGCGCGCCCCGGCCCAGGGCCTCGGAGGTGCTGAGCCAGCACCTGCTGCAGCGGGGCCTGCCCCACTGGACCTCCTACTGCGTCAAGTACAGCTCGGTGCGCAACGACCAGTTCGGGCTCTCCCACTTCAACTGGGAGGTGCGGGGCGCCAACTACCACGTCCTGCGGACGGGCTGCTTCCCCTTCATCAAGTACCACTGCTCCCGGGCGCCCCGCCAGGACCTGGCCCTGCAGGACCGCTGCTTTACGGCCCTCAAGCTCATCAACCTGG GTATTCCTACTTTATTGTATGGAATTGGTTCCTGGTTCCTTGTCACCGTGACAGAGACTGTTCACACCCGCTATGGCCCGGTTACTGTTTACTTCCTAAATAAAGAAGATGAAAATGCCATGTACTAA